The following proteins are co-located in the Schistocerca nitens isolate TAMUIC-IGC-003100 chromosome 2, iqSchNite1.1, whole genome shotgun sequence genome:
- the LOC126235370 gene encoding uncharacterized protein LOC126235370: MKLLSVLGICTVTSYRQLQCFVKELKLADIRIPVKNIENGKLLRSFFIIINFVLLIGMPYVIFMGSGDVLHSLSRIFLLFFDVMITLQFVLLVLELWARFSSVNACLQEVLSFPCSTTVGRAPPSRRLSLLQLQEAYVALGRAADHLLAHFGVPVAVDIAKCVVGATSSSYDVSIELLQSNGKQGLVVPSVAVPEAWLALHWLELLLMCLSCAAAENAAAATGVILLRSSAVPRLRSADVDDFLRLTLHGPRLSFTAAGFVKIDRRLLVSVLTAIVTFLIIMGQLTFN; encoded by the coding sequence ATGAAATTGCTGTCGGTATTGGGAATCTGCACAGTAACCAGCTACCGGCAGTTACAGTGTTTCGTCAAGGAGCTTAAACTAGCTGATATTCGTATACCGgtgaaaaacatagaaaatggtaaaCTGTTGAGAAGTTTCTtcataattattaattttgtgctaCTCATCGGTATGCCGTATGTCATATTTATGGGTTCTGGAGATGTGCTCCACAGTCTCTCTCGCATCTTTCTGCTGTTCTTCGATGTGATGATCACGCTACAATTCGTTTTGCTGGTCCTGGAACTCTGGGCAAGGTTCTCTAGTGTGAACGCCTGCCTTCAGGAGGTGTTGTCCTTTCCCTGTTCTACGACGGTTGGACGAGCTCCACCGTCTCGTCGGTTATCACTGCTGCAGCTGCAAGAGGCGTACGTAGCCTTGGGGCGCGCTGCAGACCACCTGCTAGCACACTTCGGCGTACCGGTAGCCGTCGACATCGCCAAGTGCGTGGTCGGAGCCACCAGCAGCTCCTACGATGTCTCCATCGAGCTGTTGCAATCGAACGGTAAGCAGGGACTCGTCGTTCCATCGGTGGCTGTACCAGAGGCGTGGTTGGCTCTTCACTGGTTGGAGCTGCTACTGATGTGTCTGTCGTGTGCGGCTGCAGAGAACGCTGCGGCAGCCACCGGGGTGATCCTCCTCAGGTCTTCGGCGGTACCTCGGCTGCGCTCAGCTGACGTCGACGACTTCCTCCGGCTCACGCTTCACGGACCACGGCTGTCGTTCACTGCCGCCGGTTTCGTCAAAATCGACCGTCGTCTTCTGGTCTCCGTCCTCACTGCCATCGTTACCTTTCTTATAATCATGGGTCAGCTAACTTTTAACTAG